In one window of Vibrio sp. DW001 DNA:
- the raiA gene encoding ribosome-associated translation inhibitor RaiA, whose product MKVNITGKNLEITSAIRTHIESKFEKLEKWQVDIIGCQTAISEEPNKKMKFEASITVPKGKLVASSSNEDLYKAITEVEQKLERQLNKLRHKPEARRATHAEKPEVSELDEVELSEAE is encoded by the coding sequence ATGAAAGTAAATATTACCGGCAAAAACTTAGAAATCACCTCTGCAATACGCACGCATATAGAGTCCAAGTTTGAGAAACTTGAAAAATGGCAAGTTGATATTATTGGTTGCCAGACTGCGATCAGCGAAGAACCAAATAAGAAAATGAAATTCGAAGCAAGCATTACTGTACCTAAAGGAAAGCTTGTTGCATCTTCCAGCAATGAAGATTTATATAAAGCAATCACAGAAGTAGAACAAAAATTGGAGCGTCAGCTAAACAAACTGCGCCATAAGCCTGAAGCTCGCCGAGCTACTCACGCTGAAAAACCTGAAGTATCAGAGCTAGACGAAGTTGAGCTTAGTGAAGCTGAATAG
- the pheA gene encoding prephenate dehydratase, producing the protein MTDSKYSLDEIRIRLNDLDDQLLQLLSERRALSIEVAKSKVETSKPVRDAKREQQLLVKLINNGKKKYNLDAQYITKLFHTVIEDSVLLQQSHLQNLANPAQSRKPIARVAFLGSRGSYSHLASREYFSRKNTELVELNCEHFKEVTKTVESGHADFGLLPIENTSSGSINEVYDLLQHTTLYIVGEITLPIDHCILANSDIHLEDIKTLYSHPQPHQQCSEFLSHLNGVTLESCASTADAMQKVKDLGREDVAAIGNSSSGKLYGLQPIKNNISNQTENHTRFILVARKPVEVSTQIPAKTTLIMSTSQAAGSLVETLLVLQRYGINMTKLENRPIMGNPWEEMFYVDLEAHVESTEMQQAINELTKITQHLKVLGCYPSENVKPTQIKLV; encoded by the coding sequence ATGACAGACAGTAAATATTCCCTTGATGAAATTCGAATCCGTTTAAATGACCTCGATGATCAACTCCTACAGCTGCTTTCAGAAAGACGAGCACTAAGTATTGAAGTAGCAAAAAGCAAAGTTGAGACATCTAAGCCAGTTAGAGACGCTAAGCGAGAGCAACAATTATTAGTCAAATTGATTAATAATGGTAAGAAAAAGTACAACTTAGATGCACAGTACATCACCAAGCTATTCCACACGGTTATTGAAGACTCGGTGTTATTACAACAGTCTCATTTACAGAATTTGGCAAATCCGGCACAGAGCCGAAAACCTATCGCACGTGTTGCATTCTTGGGTTCTAGAGGATCATACTCACACCTTGCGAGTCGTGAATATTTTAGCCGCAAGAATACTGAGTTGGTTGAGTTAAATTGTGAGCATTTCAAAGAGGTAACCAAAACCGTAGAATCTGGTCATGCTGATTTTGGTTTGCTACCGATAGAAAATACGAGTTCAGGATCAATCAACGAAGTTTATGATTTACTTCAACACACAACACTCTACATTGTTGGTGAAATAACCCTGCCTATTGATCACTGCATATTGGCTAATTCTGATATCCATTTAGAAGACATCAAAACACTTTACTCTCATCCGCAGCCTCATCAGCAATGTAGTGAGTTCCTTAGTCACCTAAATGGGGTTACTTTGGAATCATGCGCGAGCACAGCAGATGCAATGCAGAAAGTAAAAGATCTTGGAAGAGAAGATGTCGCGGCGATAGGTAACTCATCCAGCGGTAAGTTATACGGCTTGCAGCCAATAAAAAATAATATTTCTAATCAAACAGAAAACCATACGCGCTTTATTTTGGTTGCCCGTAAACCGGTTGAAGTATCAACGCAGATCCCAGCGAAAACAACACTGATCATGTCCACATCTCAAGCCGCTGGCTCATTAGTAGAGACTCTACTCGTATTACAACGATATGGCATCAACATGACTAAGCTAGAAAACAGACCTATTATGGGTAATCCATGGGAAGAGATGTTCTATGTTGATCTAGAAGCGCACGTTGAATCCACTGAGATGCAACAGGCTATCAACGAACTGACCAAAATAACCCAGCACCTTAAAGTATTAGGGTGTTACCCAAGTGAGAATGTCAAACCAACTCAAATAAAACTTGTATAG
- a CDS encoding outer membrane protein assembly factor BamD has translation MNYRTLSSLLALSLLFGCSSSDEIVPDVPASELYTDAQSSLRSGNWLTAVEKLEALDSRYPFGPYSEQVQLDLIYAYYKNGDLPLALATIERFSRLNPTHTKMDWVLYMRGLSHMAQDQNYMHNIFNIDRSDRDPEPVKSAFADFKRLLQRYPNSAFAADAQKRMYALKNRLANYDLASADFYLRREAWIAAINRSQELQKTYPDTEAARKSLEIQLEAYQQLGLTEAVARTKELMKLNPI, from the coding sequence ATGAATTACCGCACTTTATCGAGCTTACTGGCACTTTCACTACTATTTGGTTGCTCAAGCAGCGACGAAATAGTACCTGACGTCCCAGCCTCTGAACTTTATACTGACGCTCAATCTTCACTCAGAAGTGGCAACTGGCTTACCGCCGTAGAAAAGCTGGAAGCATTGGATTCTCGATATCCTTTCGGCCCGTATTCGGAGCAAGTTCAACTCGACCTAATCTATGCTTACTACAAAAACGGAGATCTTCCTTTAGCTCTTGCTACCATAGAAAGGTTCTCCCGATTAAATCCAACGCATACGAAAATGGATTGGGTACTTTACATGCGCGGTCTATCGCACATGGCACAAGATCAGAACTACATGCACAATATTTTTAATATTGATCGTTCTGATCGCGACCCAGAGCCCGTAAAATCTGCGTTTGCTGATTTTAAGAGATTGCTCCAGAGATACCCAAATAGTGCATTCGCTGCTGATGCCCAAAAAAGAATGTACGCACTTAAGAATAGGTTAGCTAACTACGATTTAGCCAGTGCCGATTTTTATTTACGCAGAGAAGCATGGATTGCTGCAATCAATCGAAGCCAAGAGTTGCAAAAAACCTACCCTGATACCGAAGCGGCAAGAAAATCGCTCGAGATTCAGCTTGAAGCCTATCAACAGCTCGGGTTAACCGAAGCGGTGGCTCGAACCAAAGAACTCATGAAGCTCAATCCAATCTAA
- the sltY gene encoding murein transglycosylase, which translates to MHRFNKLISAVLPVLAFSSGAFSAPASLEQQRVIYQKAQDYLDKKQVDEYLEIRDLISDYPLTPYVDYRTFLIDIGKRTPEEVDEFTAKYRDFPFSNSIRSRYLDALIAKKKWDDLYQYQTNEPRMEKYQCSYYYARLKNGEKEQAFEGAAKLWLSGKSVSDNCEQLFSEWQQAGLRTDDMVLRRMLLSYEKNSNDLTNYLAKMPTSEQSIQQAKEIKFLAKNSEYVVEFSQKYPATEFNRKKSQIALKKLARKDIELAQRILPIVFEAQAFPVDTQQNVSDYLAVRLFNTEDMDLAKWRDEVLTTSTSLSAIEQRIRLAIRQADWQGISDWIGHLPQDDQNSLRWQFWLGRSELELGKRNQGIERLQGILGKRNFYSVAAAKILDKPVSYQVSDDKRATDILKPYRSSLVRINELVEVDKIAATKSEWNWLLWQVGKEEKEALAVYAAKKKWHHLSVKATIEAKMWDNTVLRFPLAHQWWFNFYGEKHNIDPITLMSIARQESAMDVEARSPVGARGIMQIMPKTAKYTAKKYKLKYKGTSELYDVGKNIEIGSHYLNGLLEQYDNNRIFAFAAYNAGPHRVKVWRKRSDQKLDAFAFIEAIPYKETRGYVQNILMFETYYRNLMKVDGEFLHSNEVSTKY; encoded by the coding sequence ATGCATAGGTTTAATAAACTTATCTCTGCTGTGTTGCCAGTATTGGCGTTTTCTTCTGGTGCTTTTTCTGCACCAGCGTCTCTTGAACAGCAGAGAGTTATTTACCAAAAAGCCCAAGATTATTTGGATAAAAAACAAGTAGACGAGTATTTGGAAATTCGAGATCTGATTTCAGATTATCCACTCACCCCTTATGTTGATTATCGAACGTTTCTCATTGATATAGGCAAGAGAACACCAGAAGAAGTGGATGAGTTCACAGCTAAATATCGAGACTTTCCATTTTCAAACAGCATTAGGTCTCGTTATCTAGATGCATTGATAGCAAAAAAGAAATGGGACGATTTATATCAATATCAGACGAATGAACCTCGAATGGAGAAGTACCAGTGTAGTTATTACTACGCTCGATTGAAAAATGGTGAGAAAGAACAAGCTTTTGAAGGCGCGGCTAAGCTTTGGTTGAGTGGAAAAAGTGTGTCAGATAATTGTGAACAGCTTTTCAGTGAATGGCAACAAGCCGGGTTAAGAACCGATGATATGGTACTTAGGCGAATGCTGCTTAGTTATGAGAAAAACAGCAACGATTTGACGAACTATTTAGCTAAGATGCCGACGAGTGAACAGAGTATTCAACAAGCAAAGGAAATCAAGTTCCTTGCTAAAAACTCAGAATATGTGGTTGAGTTTTCTCAGAAATATCCTGCAACTGAGTTTAATCGTAAAAAATCACAGATAGCGCTTAAGAAGCTGGCGAGGAAAGATATTGAGTTAGCGCAACGAATACTACCGATTGTATTTGAAGCACAAGCCTTTCCTGTCGATACTCAACAAAATGTTTCCGATTACTTAGCGGTTAGACTTTTTAATACAGAGGACATGGATCTAGCGAAGTGGCGGGATGAAGTGTTAACAACATCGACCAGCTTGTCGGCGATTGAACAACGTATTCGATTAGCTATTCGTCAGGCTGATTGGCAAGGGATTTCTGATTGGATTGGTCACCTACCTCAAGACGACCAAAATTCTCTGCGTTGGCAGTTTTGGCTCGGTAGAAGTGAGTTAGAACTAGGTAAGCGAAATCAAGGTATTGAACGGCTACAAGGTATTTTAGGTAAACGCAATTTCTACAGTGTAGCAGCAGCAAAGATATTGGATAAACCAGTGTCGTATCAAGTAAGTGATGATAAGCGTGCAACCGACATTCTTAAACCTTACCGTTCAAGTTTGGTTCGGATTAATGAACTCGTTGAAGTAGACAAGATTGCGGCAACAAAAAGTGAATGGAACTGGTTACTTTGGCAGGTTGGAAAAGAAGAGAAAGAAGCCTTAGCGGTCTACGCGGCGAAGAAAAAATGGCATCATTTGTCGGTAAAAGCCACGATAGAAGCAAAAATGTGGGATAACACCGTGTTGCGCTTTCCTCTTGCCCATCAATGGTGGTTTAATTTTTACGGTGAGAAACACAATATCGACCCAATTACTTTAATGTCTATCGCTAGGCAAGAGAGCGCCATGGACGTAGAGGCACGTTCTCCGGTTGGTGCGCGTGGCATAATGCAAATTATGCCGAAAACAGCAAAATATACGGCGAAGAAATACAAGCTTAAATATAAAGGTACAAGTGAACTGTATGATGTAGGTAAGAACATAGAGATCGGCAGTCACTACCTAAATGGCCTGTTAGAGCAGTATGATAACAATCGGATTTTTGCGTTTGCTGCCTATAATGCAGGGCCACATAGAGTGAAAGTTTGGCGTAAAAGATCTGACCAAAAACTGGATGCTTTCGCATTTATTGAAGCGATTCCTTACAAAGAAACCCGAGGGTACGTTCAGAATATTTTGATGTTTGAGACATATTATCGGAATCTGATGAAAGTCGATGGCGAGTTTTTGCACTCTAATGAAGTTTCGACTAAATATTGA
- a CDS encoding lytic transglycosylase F, which produces MKIDCSIKIDPRSKAKIKVVKRNSINHWYRWVLSLLLVPFFSVSLELTPLDNTPYTGDLDVLSKKGVLRVLVSEDLGFYYVEGGKPKGMLAEILHHFEKKLKKEHPSVHIQIIPVTRDDLIPALNAGFGDVIVANLTKTIRREKSLDFSIPMISDINEFLVTHTGESELVDIDQLSGKEIWVRPSSSYFESIQSINEYLSLSKLEPIRVQLFDEALQDYEIIEMVNQGYIYSTVLDSHKVELWLSVMDNIKIHENLPLRSGAEIGWAFRKNSPILEKQVNSYLRTAKAGTLLGNVLYDRYILNSKWLSRALSPDRIKRMQSLTNLFEKYSDQYEFDWLMISAQAFQESGLDNSKVSHKGAVGIMQVLPSTANDPNVNIKDIKKLENNVHAGVKYMRFITDRYFSDDDITRDNQVYLSLAAYNAGPGNIRKMRRLAVKHGYDPNIWFKNVEIITRRNIGREPVNYVANINRYFVIYKQLEDMRKIREEKSAALLKLVSPE; this is translated from the coding sequence ATGAAAATAGATTGTTCTATCAAGATAGATCCCCGTAGCAAAGCGAAAATTAAAGTCGTTAAGAGGAACTCGATTAACCATTGGTATCGATGGGTGTTATCTCTTCTTCTTGTCCCCTTCTTTAGTGTATCTCTTGAACTTACTCCTTTAGACAACACCCCTTACACGGGAGATCTAGATGTTTTATCTAAAAAAGGCGTCCTTCGCGTTTTGGTTTCAGAAGATCTGGGCTTCTACTATGTTGAAGGCGGCAAGCCAAAAGGAATGCTTGCTGAAATCCTCCATCATTTCGAAAAAAAATTAAAGAAAGAACACCCTTCGGTACATATTCAGATAATTCCAGTGACAAGAGATGATCTAATTCCTGCCCTTAATGCGGGTTTTGGTGACGTGATAGTTGCTAACCTCACGAAAACAATCCGACGTGAAAAGTCTCTCGACTTTAGTATTCCGATGATAAGTGATATCAATGAGTTTTTGGTCACTCATACGGGAGAATCTGAACTAGTGGATATAGATCAACTCAGTGGAAAAGAGATCTGGGTTAGACCAAGCTCCAGCTACTTCGAAAGTATCCAAAGTATCAACGAATATCTAAGCCTCAGTAAATTAGAACCAATCCGTGTCCAATTGTTTGATGAAGCACTACAAGACTATGAAATCATTGAAATGGTTAATCAAGGCTATATCTACTCAACTGTTTTAGATAGCCACAAAGTTGAGCTGTGGCTTAGCGTGATGGACAATATAAAAATACATGAAAATCTTCCACTACGTTCTGGGGCAGAAATTGGATGGGCATTTCGAAAAAATAGCCCGATACTTGAAAAACAAGTAAATAGCTATCTACGAACCGCTAAGGCCGGAACGCTCTTAGGTAATGTGTTATACGATAGGTACATCCTCAATTCAAAATGGCTTAGCCGTGCCCTTAGCCCTGATAGAATCAAGCGAATGCAGTCACTCACTAACCTATTTGAAAAATATTCAGATCAGTATGAATTCGACTGGTTAATGATATCTGCGCAGGCATTCCAAGAGTCTGGTCTGGACAACAGTAAAGTCTCCCACAAAGGCGCAGTAGGAATAATGCAAGTACTCCCCTCTACAGCCAACGATCCCAACGTAAATATCAAAGACATTAAAAAGCTCGAAAACAATGTTCATGCCGGTGTGAAATACATGCGTTTCATTACTGATCGTTATTTTTCAGATGATGACATCACTAGAGACAATCAAGTTTATTTATCTCTGGCCGCATACAATGCCGGACCCGGTAATATCCGTAAAATGCGCAGATTAGCCGTTAAACATGGTTATGACCCAAATATCTGGTTTAAAAATGTAGAAATTATTACACGAAGGAATATAGGCCGAGAGCCCGTAAACTATGTTGCGAACATCAATCGCTATTTCGTCATTTACAAGCAGCTAGAAGATATGAGAAAAATAAGAGAAGAAAAAAGCGCAGCCCTGTTAAAACTCGTCTCACCTGAATGA
- the trpR gene encoding trp operon repressor — MSLTPEISDWQHVLKIVKSAADSEQHEMLLTMLMTSDEREALVARMNIFNELLKGEISQRQISQMLGVGVATITRGSNELKIHTEDEREALSQLLKVAESQ, encoded by the coding sequence ATGTCATTGACTCCAGAAATCTCAGATTGGCAACACGTATTGAAGATAGTTAAAAGTGCAGCAGATAGCGAGCAACATGAAATGCTTTTAACCATGTTGATGACTTCGGATGAGAGAGAAGCTTTAGTTGCGAGAATGAATATTTTTAACGAGCTTTTGAAAGGTGAAATATCCCAGCGCCAGATTAGTCAAATGCTAGGTGTAGGAGTAGCAACCATTACTCGTGGATCCAATGAGCTAAAGATTCATACAGAAGATGAGCGTGAAGCATTGTCCCAATTGTTAAAAGTAGCAGAGAGCCAATAA
- the yjjX gene encoding inosine/xanthosine triphosphatase — MKTVIIASLNPAKINAVKAAFLDVFPKQAFQFKGVSVASDVPEQPISDVETKLGALNRVKNTKIEINNADFYVGLEAGNDGDFTFAWMVIESASKRGESRSASLMLPPVVLEKLRDGRELGHVMDEVFSTENIKQKGGAIGLLTNHLLTRSSVYHQALILALIPFMNEDHFPKNL; from the coding sequence ATGAAGACCGTAATTATTGCTTCCCTTAACCCAGCAAAAATTAACGCCGTTAAAGCTGCTTTTTTGGATGTATTTCCAAAGCAAGCATTCCAATTTAAGGGGGTTAGCGTGGCAAGTGACGTTCCAGAACAACCGATATCAGACGTAGAAACAAAACTTGGCGCATTAAACCGAGTAAAAAATACCAAGATAGAGATCAACAATGCCGATTTCTATGTCGGCTTAGAAGCCGGGAATGACGGAGACTTTACCTTTGCATGGATGGTGATTGAATCCGCTAGCAAAAGAGGTGAGTCTCGTTCAGCGAGCTTAATGCTTCCCCCTGTAGTCTTGGAGAAATTAAGGGATGGCCGAGAACTTGGACATGTTATGGATGAGGTATTTTCTACGGAGAATATAAAACAAAAAGGGGGAGCTATAGGCCTACTGACAAATCATCTGCTAACTCGAAGTTCTGTTTATCATCAGGCGCTTATTCTGGCGTTAATACCTTTTATGAACGAAGACCATTTCCCCAAGAACCTATAA